In Caulobacter segnis ATCC 21756, the sequence CTCGGACCGCCGGCCGACATGTAGTTCTCGGGATGGACCTCGAACCACAGGCCCTTAGCTTCCGCCGCGAGGGCGTCGGCGTAGTGCTCGGGTTTCAGGCCAAGGCCGGCGGTGGGGGGCATTGTCATTCTCTCAGAACCCGATTTCCCGGCGAATGCCGGGACCCAGATGGAAAGACGCTGAAGCGGGCTCCAAAAGCTCTGAGCCATTCCAATCAGCTCCAGCGTCTTGGGATCTGGGCCCCGGCGTTCGCCGGGGAGGTCGGCGGGGAACGGCGGATCAGGCCTTCGGCGTCAGCGAGCCCATGCCCTTGGGGGTCTTGATCGTGGCGCAGGTGCCCTTCTTGACCATCTTCCAGGCGTCGCCCTGGTAGTCGACCTTCGAGGTGCCGGCGCACGAGGTGCCAGCGCCCGCCTTGCAGTCGTTCTGGCCGGCCTTGGCCACGCCGTAGCACTTTTCGGTGTCGCCCTTGCCCATGTGTTCGTCGGCGGCGGCCATCGAGACGCCGGCGCTGAGGGCGAAGATGGCGGCCAGGGCGGCGGAAGCGGTGCGGTTCATGGAAGTTCTCCTTGGCGTTTCGCGCCGAGGCGGCTCGTCGCCGCTCGGTCATGGGCAAGTACGAAGCGGAACCATTCGAGGTTACAGCGGTCGGCGAACAAATTTTCGACCGATCTTCCGGGGCAGGTTCCGGCCGCGCGGCAGGGTGTGTAACCATTGGCGACTCGCGCGCGAATAGGGGTGAGCGTGACGGAGACCGAGACCCGTTTGAAGGCGCTGATGCTGCGCGGGCTGGAGGGCGACGCCCCGGCCTATCGCGCCTGTTTGGCCCTGCTTGGGACCCGGCTTCGGGCCTATTTCGCGCGTCGGATGGCCGGCGCGCCCGGCGATGTGGAGGATCTGGTGCAGGAGACGTTGCTGGCGGTGCATCTGAAGCGGTCGACCTGGGACTCGTCCCAGTCGTTCACCGCCTGGGCGCACGCGGTGGCGCGCTACAAGCTGATCGACCACTGGCGCCGGCGGAAGATCCGCCAGACCCTGCCCATCGAGGATCACATCGAATTCCTGGCCGCCGACGAGCCCGAACCCTCTGTGGGGATCGAGCTGGATCGCGCCCTGGCCAGCTTGCCCGAGCGGCAGCGGATTCTGGTCTCCGACGTCAAGCTAACGGGCCTGTCCCTGGCCGAGGCCGGGGCGCGGGCCGGCATCTCCGAGGGCGCGGCCAAGGTTGCGCTGCACCGGGCGCTGAAAGCCCTGGCCGAAAGGATGCGCCGTGCGGACGGATGACCTGATCGCCGCCTTGGCCGCCGACGGCGCGCCGGTCCGCACGCCCCGGCGTCGCCTCGCGGTGGTCGCGGTCGCCGGCGCGCTGGTGGCGCTCGTCCTGGTGCTCACCTGGCTTCACACGCGCCATGACCTGATGCCCGCCATGCGCGGCGGCATGTTCTGGATGAAGGCGGCCTATACCGCCGTCCTGGGCCTGGCCGGCTATCTGGCGATCGAGCGCCTGGCGCGGCCGGAGGGATCGGGCCGACGCGGCTGGCTGCTGGGCGGGGCCGTGGTGGCCGTCTTCGTCGTGGCCGGAGTCTGGCAGGCCCTGGTCAGCCCCGACGTGCAGGCGGCCCTGCACATGCTGCGCGGCCACTCGTGGCACTCGTGCAGCCGCAACATCCTGGTCCTGGGCCTGCCAATGCTGGCGCTGGGGCTGCTGGCCGTGCGGAGCATGGCGCCGACCCGACCCGTCGCCGCCGGCTTCGCCACGGGCCTGTTCGCGGGAGGCGTCGCCGCGACCGTCTATGGTCTGCACTGCGCCGAGAACACCTTCACCTTCGTGGCGCTGTGGTACAGCCTGGGCGTCCTGCTGCTGGCGGCGCTGGGCGCCGTGCTCGGGCGGTGGGTCCTGCGCTGGTAGATCGATAATGAAAAGGCCTCCCGGATCGCTCCAGAAGGCCCTTCGTCTCGACAATCAGCGTCGCCTTACTCGGCGGCGGCTTTGGTCTGGCGGTCGCCGAACTTGGCGTGCAGTTCGCCCGAGGCGTAGCGCTTGGCCATGGCGGCGGTCGACAGCGGCTTGATCTTGTCGGCCCAGCCGGCCGAGCCGAACTCGGTGAAGCGGGCTTCGCAGACCTTGCGCATGGCTTCCTTGGCGGGCTTCAGATAAGCGCGCGGATCGAATTCCGACGGCTTCTCCATCAGCACCTTGCGGATCGCGCCGGTGATGGCCAGGCGGTTGTCGGTGTCGACGTTGATCTTGCGCACGCCGTGCTTGATGCCGCGCTGGATCTCTTCGACCGGCACGCCCCAAGTCTGGGGCATCTCGCCGCCGTACTGGTTGATGATGTCCTGCAGGTCCTGCGGCACCGAGCTGGAGCCGTGCATGACCAGGTGCGTGTTGGGCAGGCGCTGGTGGATCTCCTCGATCACGTTCATGGCCAGGACGTCGCCGTCCGGCTTGCGCGTGAACTTGTAGGCGCCGTGGCTGGTGCCCATGGCGATGGCGAGCGCGTCGACGCCGGTGGCGTGGACGAATTCGACCGCCTGGTCGGGATCGGTCAGCAGCTCGTCATGCGACAGCTTGCCCTCGAAGCCGTGGCCGTCCTCGGCCTCGCCCATGCCGGTCTCCAGCGAGCCCAGCACGCCCAGTTCGCCCTCGACCGAGACGCCGCAGGCGTGGGCCATCTGGACGACGCGACGGGTGACGTCGACGTTGTACTCGTAGGTCGCCGGGGTCTTGGCGTCCTCCATCAGCGAGCCGTCCATCATCACCGAGGTGAAGCCGTACTGGATCGCCGTGGCGCAGGTCGCCGGGCCGTTGCCGTGGTCCTGGTGCATGCAGACCGGGATGTTGGGATAGAGCTCGACGAGACCGTCGATCAGGCGGGCCAGCACGATGTCGCTGGCGTAGTTGCGCGCGCCGCGCGAGGCCTGGATGATGACCGGCGAGTTGACGGCGTCGGCCGCCTCCATGATCGCCAGGCCTTGTTCCATGTTGTTGATGTTGAAGGCCGGAAGCGCGTACTCATGCTCGGCGGCATGGTCCAGCAACTGTCGCAACGTGATGCGAGCCACGTAATTCTCTCCTGCAAGCGTGAAGTGGGTTGGTTCGTTTCTTGTTGTTGGGGCCGTGACGCTTGTGCGTTCTCTGCCCGGTCTCTCTTCAGTCTAAAGCGCGTCAGGGCGGTGAAAAACCGCACACACACGTTCGTTAAACGCGCTCGGTAATCAGTCTGGCACAGGCTGAACGCGGATCTGCACGATCCGCGCCAGCAGAGTTTCGTTTTAGGCCTCGAGCGCGGCGACGCCCGGAAGGGTCTTGCCCTCCATCCATTCCAGGAACGCGCCGCCGGCGGTCGAGACGAACGTCATGTCGGCCGCGACACCAGCGTGGTTCAGGGCCGCCACCGTATCACCGCCACCGGCCACGGCCACGAGTTTACCCGATTTGGCCCGTTCCGAGACATGTTTCGCCGCCGAAACGGTCGCTTTGTCGAACGGCGGCACCTCGAAAACGCCCAAAGGGCCGTTCCAGATCAGGGTTTCGCACTGGTCGATCGTGGCGTTGAGCGTGGCGACGGTCTCGGGACCGGCGTCGAGGATGCGATCCTCGGGCTGGACTTCGTAGACGTTGCGGACGCTGGAGGCGACACCGGGCTTGACCTCGTGGGCGACCACGACGTCGGTCGGCAGCAGGATCTTGCAGCCGGCGCCGCCGGCCAGATCGATAATTTGACGCGCCGTGTCGGCCATGTCGGTCTCGCACAGCGAGGCGCCGACATCGATCTTGGCCGCGTAGAGGAAGGTGTTGGCCATGCCGCCGCCGATGGCCAGGTAGTCGAGCTTGGTCACCAGGTTGCGCAGCAGGTCGAGCTTGGTCGAGACCTTGGAGCCGCCGACGATGCCGATCACCGGCTTCTTGGGCTTGCCGAGCGCGGCGTCCAGGGCTTCCAGCTCACGCTGCATCGACAGGCCCGGATAGGCCGGCAGCAGGCGGGCCAGGCCTTCGGTCGAGGCGTGGGCGCGGTGGGCGGCGCTGAAGGCGTCGTTGACATAGACGTCGCCGTTGGCGGCCAGGGCCTTGGCGAACTCGGGATCGTTCTTTTCTTCGCCGGCGTGGAAGCGGACGTTCTCCAGCAGCGCGACGCCGCCGTTCTCGAGGCCGTTGACGACCTCGGCGGCCGCCGGGCCGACGCAGTCGCTGGCGAAGGCGACCGGCTGCTCCAGCAGCTTGGACAGCGGCTCGGCGACGAAGGCCAGGCTCATCTCCGGCACGACCTTGCCCTTGGGGCGGTCGAAGTGGGCCAGCAGCACCACCTTGGCGCCTTGCTTGGAGAGGTAGGCGATGGTCGGCAGGGCCGCGCGCAGGCGGGTGTCGTCGCTGATCTTGCCGCCGTCGACGGGCAGGTTGAAGTCCACGCGGACCAGGGCGCGCTTGCCGGCCAGGTCGGCGGTGTCGAGGGTGCGGAAGGTCATCGGTCGTCCTGAATATGGAGCAAGGAAAACCCCGCTCCTTGCGGAGCGGGGCTTAAGTCTTTCGGTTCCTTAGAGGAACTTCGCCATCTCGAGAGCGGTGTCGCTCATGCGGGTCGCGAAGCCCCACTCGTTGTCGTACCACGACAGCACGCGGGCCAGCTTGCCCTCGATGACCTGCGTCTGGGGCAGGGCGGCGGTCGAGCTGGCGGCGATGTGGTTCAGGTCCGACGAGACCAGCGGCTCGGTCGTCGTGGCCAGGACGCCCTTCATCGGGCCGTCGGCGGCGGCCTGCAGGGCCTTGTTGATCTCATCGATCGAGGTCTCGCGGGCGGCGACGACCTTCAGGTCGATGACCGAGACGTTCGGGGTCGGGACGCGGATCGACGAGCCGTCCAGCTTGCCCTTCAGCTCCGGGAGCACCAGGCCCAGGGCCTTGGCGGCGCCGGTCGAGGTCGGGATCATGCTCAGGGCCGCGGCGCGGGCGCGGTAGAGGTCCTTGTGCATGGTGTCCAGCGTCGGCTGGTCGCCGGTGTAGCTGTGGATCGTGGTCATGTAGCCACGCTCGATGCCGAACAGGTCGTGCAGGACCTTGGCGACCGGGGCCAGGGCGTTGGTGGTGCACGAGCCGTTCGAGACGACGATGTCGTCGGCGGTCAGGGTCTGGTGGTTGACCTTGTAGACGATGGTCTTGTCGGCGCCGTC encodes:
- the nrsF gene encoding anti-sigma-F factor NrsF, which gives rise to MRTDDLIAALAADGAPVRTPRRRLAVVAVAGALVALVLVLTWLHTRHDLMPAMRGGMFWMKAAYTAVLGLAGYLAIERLARPEGSGRRGWLLGGAVVAVFVVAGVWQALVSPDVQAALHMLRGHSWHSCSRNILVLGLPMLALGLLAVRSMAPTRPVAAGFATGLFAGGVAATVYGLHCAENTFTFVALWYSLGVLLLAALGAVLGRWVLRW
- a CDS encoding sigma-70 family RNA polymerase sigma factor: MTETETRLKALMLRGLEGDAPAYRACLALLGTRLRAYFARRMAGAPGDVEDLVQETLLAVHLKRSTWDSSQSFTAWAHAVARYKLIDHWRRRKIRQTLPIEDHIEFLAADEPEPSVGIELDRALASLPERQRILVSDVKLTGLSLAEAGARAGISEGAAKVALHRALKALAERMRRADG
- a CDS encoding BufA1 family periplasmic bufferin-type metallophore, whose translation is MNRTASAALAAIFALSAGVSMAAADEHMGKGDTEKCYGVAKAGQNDCKAGAGTSCAGTSKVDYQGDAWKMVKKGTCATIKTPKGMGSLTPKA
- the gap gene encoding type I glyceraldehyde-3-phosphate dehydrogenase, with amino-acid sequence MAVRVAINGFGRIGRLVLRSIAEHGRRDIEVVAINDLGPVETNAHLLRYDSVHGRFPGVVTSGEDWIDVGQGKIKVTAIRNPEELPHKDLGVDIAFECTGIFTAKDKASAHLKAGAKRVLVSAPADGADKTIVYKVNHQTLTADDIVVSNGSCTTNALAPVAKVLHDLFGIERGYMTTIHSYTGDQPTLDTMHKDLYRARAAALSMIPTSTGAAKALGLVLPELKGKLDGSSIRVPTPNVSVIDLKVVAARETSIDEINKALQAAADGPMKGVLATTTEPLVSSDLNHIAASSTAALPQTQVIEGKLARVLSWYDNEWGFATRMSDTALEMAKFL
- a CDS encoding phosphoglycerate kinase encodes the protein MTFRTLDTADLAGKRALVRVDFNLPVDGGKISDDTRLRAALPTIAYLSKQGAKVVLLAHFDRPKGKVVPEMSLAFVAEPLSKLLEQPVAFASDCVGPAAAEVVNGLENGGVALLENVRFHAGEEKNDPEFAKALAANGDVYVNDAFSAAHRAHASTEGLARLLPAYPGLSMQRELEALDAALGKPKKPVIGIVGGSKVSTKLDLLRNLVTKLDYLAIGGGMANTFLYAAKIDVGASLCETDMADTARQIIDLAGGAGCKILLPTDVVVAHEVKPGVASSVRNVYEVQPEDRILDAGPETVATLNATIDQCETLIWNGPLGVFEVPPFDKATVSAAKHVSERAKSGKLVAVAGGGDTVAALNHAGVAADMTFVSTAGGAFLEWMEGKTLPGVAALEA
- the fba gene encoding class II fructose-bisphosphate aldolase (catalyzes the reversible aldol condensation of dihydroxyacetonephosphate and glyceraldehyde 3-phosphate in the Calvin cycle, glycolysis, and/or gluconeogenesis) → MARITLRQLLDHAAEHEYALPAFNINNMEQGLAIMEAADAVNSPVIIQASRGARNYASDIVLARLIDGLVELYPNIPVCMHQDHGNGPATCATAIQYGFTSVMMDGSLMEDAKTPATYEYNVDVTRRVVQMAHACGVSVEGELGVLGSLETGMGEAEDGHGFEGKLSHDELLTDPDQAVEFVHATGVDALAIAMGTSHGAYKFTRKPDGDVLAMNVIEEIHQRLPNTHLVMHGSSSVPQDLQDIINQYGGEMPQTWGVPVEEIQRGIKHGVRKINVDTDNRLAITGAIRKVLMEKPSEFDPRAYLKPAKEAMRKVCEARFTEFGSAGWADKIKPLSTAAMAKRYASGELHAKFGDRQTKAAAE